GTTGAGTTGGTCACAGCGGCTGCAGACTCCTTAATGGAACTTGAGCATTATGACTCCGCATTGAGTTATTATTTGATGCTGGAAGGCAATGGTGGAAGTGAACATGTATGGTAACTTATTCCTGTCTATTGCTGTATTGCAGCACTCTGTCACTTTTATAGtggtattttactatttttctttaGTGGTTGACTTGCCCTTTACAAGTCATACAATCTGATATTGAGCTCTACATATAAATCTTTCAAAGAAAGTCTACAAGAAACTCTatcctttttctctcttctccccaaaaagtaattttaatCTGATGCCATATTGCGTATACCTTTTTCTTGTTTGCAGGGTCTTCTGTATCTGAAAATTGCTAGGTGTTATCTATCCTTGAAAGAAAGGTTACAAGCAATTCACTTTTTTACCAAAGGCAAGCTTTCATTTTTGTTAAGTGTGTATTCAGGAAAATGACAATTTATTAGAACCACTTATGTCTACCTTTTTTATTGCATGGATTGAAATACTGGATAATTTGTTTTGTTAGTTTCTAGAATGAATGTTGCCAACAATATCAAGTTTAGCtacaattatttttctcttggGAGGTTTGCTAAGCATCTTAGATTCAAGTTTGGCATATTTGTCACATCCAATGCTGAGTTAGAGTTAATAATTGATTTGGGTTACTATAAGAGCATATTTTGAGCTTAAATATTTACATTACATTTTTTTAACAAGTGCTGGTGATATTAAAGTTCAtaagttttttcttttactattgATTGCATTTTGATATTCATGTTTCTCTGTTGCTGAACAACCTTTTATATTGTAGCCCTAGAAACACTACAAGATGATGTTGATGCACGCATTACGTTGGCTTCCCTTTTGAttgaagaagggaaagaagatgAAGCCATTTCTTTGCTTTCTCCTCCAAAGGATTCTGGTAAATACCATGAACTCTTCTTTTTTTGCTTTGAAGCACATTCTGTAAAGCCAAATAAATGGTGGGTTAATGAAAGGATAAAACTGAAGCTTTGCAATATATATTGGAATAAAGGGTTGCTAGATGATTTTGTGGATGCAATTTTTCCTATGATACGTGAATCATTGTATGTCGCAACCCTTCGACAGAGggtaattttttataagatattttcttaaaatctTTCTCGCATGTGCATGCAATAGAAATATTTGACTTGACCTATTTTGGCATGCCATTTTCTACTTGTTCTTATACATTGTTCTATGCCAAGATATAGCCTCCTCCTGATGTTATAATctatctaatttattttcatctaAAATGACAGTCAATATTTGTCATCGTCGGTTCTCACTGTAGGGTAAATCGAAAAAACGCCTCTCTACACGAGACCTGGTTGAAAGGGTTAGGGTAATGAATGCTCCAGAAAAGGATAATGTATTTCAAGGATTCAGGCCTATAGCTACTCCTTCTGATAGGTCTGACCGGTGAGTATTTTGCCTCCTTTTGTTTTTGTAAAGAGGATCCTGTTCCCCCAATTTGTATTTCCTCTGATCCCCCAATTTGTATTTCCTTCTCCTCATCTTAATgaaattcttttcttttatccCGAAAAAAAGTGTTATATGCTTATTTCTATGATAGTGTAAACAATGGATAGTTGTAAACTTAACTTCCTTGCTAAAGAACTTCTACTCTTGTTTAAATAAATTCAGGTGGAAAGCTTCCAGGGCAAAACGATCACTTCAAAAGAAGGAAattgagaaggagaaaaagaaagctGAGGCATTGGCTGCTGGAATTGACTGGCTGAGCGATGATTCGGATATTGAACCTCAGGTGATCAGTTCTGTGATATCTAATCTTGCCTCTAGAACAAACAAGTTGAGCAATAATGTAATAACCGCCTTCTGTATTATGCATGGAATGTTTCCAGAGAGTACGCAAAGAACCTCCATTATGTAATCTTCTCAAGGATGAAGAGCATCACCAGCTAATAATTAATGTTAGTACTTTTATCTCTTTTTATCTCTATGCTTTTCTCCATACTATCTGACCTATTAATTCTTTTGTACAGTTGTGCAAGGCATTAGCTTCCTTACAAAGGTATTGGGAAGCCTTGGAGATTATAAATATTACTCTCAGATTGACTCATTCTGCACTTTCTGCTGACAAGAAAGAGGAACTTCGATCTCTTGGAGCTCGTAACTCCTGAGCCCCAACTACGTGTATTTCTTGTAGCTTAGTTATTTGCTTCCTACTTTTCTGCTTGcaagaaataaaattgaaaattgaaagaatTTTATTGGGATTTAGATCCTCTGACGTGAGGGATGTTATAGAGTTAGAAGTGACAGATCAATCACATTTGGACCAATTACATGTATCTTTACTTTAGAGGATCATATTTGCTTTTACTGCTCGTTTATTATTGTTACTCTCCCCTTCTTCATGTTTAGGTATTTCTGTGTTGAAGCTCACAATATGGAGGTCTTTTAAAGAGAGTGAAAGTTAATAtgtaattattttgttttttgctaATAAAGTAAATTTTTGTTCTTCACAGAAATGGCATACAACACCACGGATCCTAAGCATGGGTTTGATTGTGTAAAATACATTGTTCAGCAACATCCGTACAGTGTTGCTGCTTGGAATTGCTACTACAAGGTTATGTCTAGGTAAATTTGTGAATGCAAAGATCCCCGATTTCTTCGTAAAACATTAGGTTGCCTCATATTCTGTAACAGTAGGAATAGATTGATGACCTATGGACACGCATTAGTTTTCCCTAACATttcatttatttgttttctccTCTCTGGTAGATTGGAAAATCGAGATACAAGACACTCCAAGTTTATACTTAATATGCAAGGAAAGTTCGTGGATTGTGTACCTCCTATTCTCATTTCTGCTAATCAGTATACTATAATTAGCCATCACCAAGATGCTGCAAGGAAATACTTAGAAGCTTATAAACTTCTGCCAGAGAATCCCTTGGTTAATCTTTGCGTTGgtatgttcttttattttgtgcTGCATCTGGGTAGTGCTTGCTTAGGCCAAGAATGAGCTATTGAACTCATTCCTTCAAAATGTTCTTCAGGAACTGCCTTGATCAACCTAGCATTGGGTTTAAGACTTCAAAATAAGCATCAGTGTGTTGTACAAGGTTTAGCGTTCCTCTATAACAATTTAAGGATCTGCGACAACAGCCAGGTTTGTGCCACACTGCATCTCTTAAATTTCCTTGTTCCCATGTAAGAAGAAAAATACCTTGTtaataaaaatcacaaaaccaAAGGTTAGCTTTATTTGTATCCAGtgcaaaaatttgattatagTTTTGCTGTGGACATCTATCTAGATCTTGTTAAGGTTGGAGCCTCAGGCACCGAGTCATCTtttgaattcaattttttttttttcctggcTGTAAAATCATGAAGGGCTGAAATGACTGGTTTTTCTTCTGACatgagttattaattttttaaatctataaatTGATGCAATACTAATAAGCAAGAAATTGTTGAGGTTTTGCAGGAATCATTGTACAACATAGCTAGGGCGTTCCATCATGTTGGTCTTGTAACTTTGGCAGCTTTCTATTATGAGAAAGTACTTGCTATTCGTGAGAAGGACTATCCCATTCCAAAACTTCTCAATGAAACACCGGATATTGCTGAAAATCACAAACCCGGTTACTGTGATCTTCGCAGAGAGGCTGCTCACAATCTGCACCTGATCTACAAGAAGAGTGGAGCTCTTGATCTTGCTAGACAAGTTCTAAAAGATCATTGCACCTTCTGAGCTTATGTTGACATTTcttcttgtatatatatatatatatatatatatacggaTGATATTATTTAAACTATTTATAGTATTTATATGCAATGATAGTAGCAACTTATTCGTTTATTTTTACTCATTCAGTGGAccaaattttactaatttatatcgctcaatttttttttctaaaacacCCAAACAAGCCCTTAAGCCTTACACCAAGGAAGTtaacaaaatattcaaattgaTTAATGTTAGTATCTTTTAAGAAATCAAATTGATGAACATATAGTTTTTCAGGAATCAATTTCCATGTTAACTCAAATTCAACTATTCCTCACAATGTGTTAGTTAATGTGGTACGCAATAACACTTGTGAGGAGACTGCACAAATCTTGTGCGCTCTCAGTTTAATGAGCATTAATTTTGTGCGCAAGATGAAggaatttcattattttgtagttaaataaataagaaaaaagccTTCATAACTCTTATTGGCACTTAAATGAAGatgctaaaaatattttagcaaGATTCTTGTGTTAAAAgtgtattttatttgtttagctacactttaaaaaaaataacacttcTGTAAcatatcaaaatcaaatcatataattCATGATCTAATggtaaaaaaagaaacatcttCATATGAAAACAATTGTAAAATCTTCATGGTAGTATCCACCAATCTTATTTGCTAATTCTTTTTTGAGTAAAGTTGAACCTTGAATTTGTTTTCTTGTCGAAATAATCACTTAGCTTAAATTTGTTTGTTGTTGAAAATCGTCACTGAATTTGTTAGTGATTGAACCTTGAATTTTTTGTTGTCTTGCTGAATAATTACTTAGTTACATTTTTTTGCTAAAAAACATCGGCAAGTTTAATTTGTTCCTGATTATCATCAAATTTGTTATTATCTTACTCTTACTTagctaaatttttttgttgttgaaaattatcatagttgaattttttgtttctaaaaGAATTAATAGTTGAATATGTGTGTGAAGACATACATTTtaacttataattttaattttatttttataattttataattttatttagatttaattactctattgatctttatagttttattaaatttttaattagatttctacaattttttttcaattggatTCTAGactgcttttaattttataattagatcttttttagtgtaaaaaatattagagttaattgaatatttttttataaattgaagatatttataattaaaaaactaattagaTCTTTAACCACATGTATTTAGgagaaatattctattaattttaacgtttttgacataaaaagacctaattacaaaattaaaatttgtatagggatccaattgaaaataaaaaactataaagacctaattgaaaatttgacaaaaCTATAAGGATTATGTCTAAATCAATCAAGCGAGCCAATAACTCATCGATTGATATAGTAACACGATGATCCGGTCAGATTAAATACCAGTTCGATTTTGATAAATGTGTTCTGAAACCGGACCAGATTGGTCGGTCAGACTGGCCCGACTGCAAACTGGAGACATTAACGGTTTGTTTTATTTGATGGAAACCGCCAATTCAAAAACGGAATCAAACCTCTGAACCGTCCGGTCGGATCGGACCGGAAATAGGCAGGTTTGTAGAAAACGACGCCGTGTCTCCTCTTAAAGGGCAAAAAAATAAAGggaaaaagacaaataggtccctgacttttcaaacttttgacaaatacatccctgacaaaatttaaatacaaaaaagtccctgactttaacaaacggaggacaatttagtccttccgtctatttgcctctcatacaccTAACGGAACTGGCTAACGTGGCTGAAACGGTGTCCAGGTGTCCGTTACAGTGCCACGTTGGAAGGGGaaaaaagttcgaaggacaaataagtccttgacgtcattttacaaataaagttcgaaggacaaataggtccttgagatttttttttcaaaattaataaactcatttcctaaattctctcatctacctctctccatttttatatttctctctactatttttactctatatataattatattttatattagtaatttgacaaatcaaaatatgtcattcgatatttttttacaattaaaatattttaaatgtaaaattatacacattaaattattttaaattttagataactgctaacttaatacatgaatgatgcacaaatgaactaatgctaacttgatgcataaatgaactgatgctaactaatgccactggtatgatgaaaactgaactaatgcaatttagcaaattctaatataatacacaaatgcactaaaactaaactaatgcaatttaagaaaaagaGTAGAAACATAACAAGCCCAATTTctacaattttaatacaaataatttaaattgtagaataaaacaagttaactagatttcaaaatacaagcataattttatagaaattatttttaatatggaaagAAAATTGGTATTTTGGTTGAATATTGACATTTGAAGTGTATTACAGTATTGTGGAAATTATTCAACACGCCTCCACATGTTGGCTAAGATACTGCCACGTGTTCAACACGCCCCCACGTGTTGACTTCCCACAAAAAAAATCCACCTATCTATAATTACACCACATTCTcccattttcaacaaaaacaccaatatttttttcatacaaaaaaaattagcctaattttataaactaaattctcataatagaagtataatgaaaaaaaaattctcaaggacctatttgtccttcgaactttatttgtaaaatgacgtcaaggacttatttgtccttcgaattttttttcccttctaACGTGGCACCGTAACGGACACCTGTACACTgtttcagccacgtcagccaGTTCCGTTACGTGTACGAGAGACAaatagacggaaggactaaattaTCCTCCATTTGTTAAAGTCAGgaacttttttgtatttaaattttgtcaggatgtatttgtcaaaagttTAAAAAGTCAGGACGTATTTGTCTTTTTCCCAAAAAGAAAAGTTGAGCGCGTAACAAGGGAAAAACACTAGCCTCACCCCCGCTGCAAGGAGGAGCCGTGTTTGCCGCCGTCCGTCGCATTCAGGGGCGTGTCTCCTCGTGTCTTCGTGCGTCGCAGGCGTTCAAGTCTTCATCTGTTCGCAATCATCAGTCGCTGGCTCGCAGGTTCTTCCTCGAGCTCGGCGTCCGTTGTCTTCGTCTGTCGCCGTCCGTCCTCCTCTGCGATCGAAGGTCAGTGACTCAGAGCTCACTTGTTCTTCGTTTTTGTGTGTTCTACTTGTctgttttgtgattttttgtgttttctacttgtctgttttgtgattttttggATAGCGATGAGCTGCTGCCTGTGTAATGTAGCCTGCTTTGTGTTTTACTGTTTTTGTGAGTTAATTATGTTTAGATTGTGAGTTTGTGACTGTCTTAAACTCTtaatgatttattgatttcagttatggataatatttttacaaaatgacCTTTTGCTTTCAGAAATTATACACTAAATCACTAATACCACATAATATTTTTCTGTTACCTTTGTAagaacttaaaaattttactcAAATGCATCATTGTTATTCTGTGATGCTTACGATTCCTCACTAGTTGCTCGTGGAATTGCGGTGTCTGGTTGATGGTGCTGATGAATACTTGCAGCTTCTTGACACAGCCAGCACTACAATGCAACCTTTTTGTAACATGCC
The genomic region above belongs to Arachis duranensis cultivar V14167 chromosome 3, aradu.V14167.gnm2.J7QH, whole genome shotgun sequence and contains:
- the LOC107477182 gene encoding uncharacterized protein LOC107477182 is translated as MATEGGEAATDNEVNVAFEEEEKQNQTEVDDAEAEEDNDNDEGGGGEEEEEEEEEAEEEEEEEGEGEYTFRFTNGMSHLDFVRNNDSDVQRYQQFELLEHQALADRKRKALSLSDSHQEETPSKKAREDDNPGATMAEIMEAMNFGARRRSRKQKKRGRRKGSRNKLNPQITRMLGDATLHYVCRRYDQAIAVSHEVIRLAPNVADSYHTLGLVYYDLEDYKRAMDFYMIAAHLTPKDSSRWKMLYDWSREQGDIGQASYCLSKAITADPKDESLRKERAMFYVELGDYQKAAAAYEQVHHLCPENVEALTEAAKCYQKCGQVACSIEILEDYLRSQPDKAHASLVDLLATIYMETKAHDRALQHIEHVRIVNSGEEMPLNLKIKSGICHAHLGNMERAQACFSDIKPENAIEHVELVTAAADSLMELEHYDSALSYYLMLEGNGGSEHGLLYLKIARCYLSLKERLQAIHFFTKALETLQDDVDARITLASLLIEEGKEDEAISLLSPPKDSGKYHELFFFCFEAHSVKPNKWWVNERIKLKLCNIYWNKGLLDDFVDAIFPMIRESLYVATLRQRGKSKKRLSTRDLVERVRVMNAPEKDNVFQGFRPIATPSDRSDRWKASRAKRSLQKKEIEKEKKKAEALAAGIDWLSDDSDIEPQRVRKEPPLCNLLKDEEHHQLIINLCKALASLQRYWEALEIINITLRLTHSALSADKKEELRSLGAQMAYNTTDPKHGFDCVKYIVQQHPYSVAAWNCYYKVMSRLENRDTRHSKFILNMQGKFVDCVPPILISANQYTIISHHQDAARKYLEAYKLLPENPLVNLCVGTALINLALGLRLQNKHQCVVQGLAFLYNNLRICDNSQESLYNIARAFHHVGLVTLAAFYYEKVLAIREKDYPIPKLLNETPDIAENHKPGYCDLRREAAHNLHLIYKKSGALDLARQVLKDHCTF